From one Eucalyptus grandis isolate ANBG69807.140 chromosome 9, ASM1654582v1, whole genome shotgun sequence genomic stretch:
- the LOC104418195 gene encoding probable WRKY transcription factor 51 isoform X1 has product MFVTMNGPEDHNHSHTCFEEIVDPSYFELSDYLLLEDDFEEDSSVKTMASSAEDFTGSSNGFTCREASERINSNIRCESGRKSKTATEFRVAFRTKSELEVMDDGFRWRKYGKKSVKSSPNPRNYYKCSSEGCLVKKRVERDSEDSSYVITTYEGVHNHESPCFVNRNYKQMSPAVPPNRGSPIPLSPNFS; this is encoded by the exons ATGTTTGTGACCATGAATGGCCCTGAAGACCATAACCATAGTCACACTTGCTTCGAAGAGATCGTCGATCCTTCATATTTCGAATTATCAGATTATCTCCTTCTAGAAGATGATTTTGAGGAAGATTCTTCGGTGAAAACAATGGCCAGTTCCGCAGAAGATTTCACGGGCAGCTCCAACGGATTCACTTGCCGCGAAGCCAGTGAAAGAATAAATAGTAACAT aagaTGCGAGAGTGGAAGGAAGAGCAAGACAGCTACTGAATTTAGGGTTGCATTCAGGACCAAATCGGAGCTCGAGGTCATGGATGATGGATTCAGATGGCGAAAGTATGGGAAGAAATCGGTCAAGAGCAGTCCTAACCCTAG GAACTATTATAAATGCTCGAGCGAAGGGTGCCTCGTGAAGAAGAGGGTGGAGAGAGACAGTGAAGACTCGAGCTACGTGATAACAACGTACGAGGGTGTCCACAACCACGAGAGTCCATGTTTTGTCAATCGCAATTACAAGCAGATGAGCCCTGCCGTGCCTCCTAATAGAGGCTCTCCAATTCCTCTTAGCCCGAACTTCAGTTAG
- the LOC104418195 gene encoding probable WRKY transcription factor 51 isoform X2 encodes MFVTMNGPEDHNHSHTCFEEIVDPSYFELSDYLLLEDDFEEDSSVKTMASSAEDFTGSSNGFTCREASERINSNICESGRKSKTATEFRVAFRTKSELEVMDDGFRWRKYGKKSVKSSPNPRNYYKCSSEGCLVKKRVERDSEDSSYVITTYEGVHNHESPCFVNRNYKQMSPAVPPNRGSPIPLSPNFS; translated from the exons ATGTTTGTGACCATGAATGGCCCTGAAGACCATAACCATAGTCACACTTGCTTCGAAGAGATCGTCGATCCTTCATATTTCGAATTATCAGATTATCTCCTTCTAGAAGATGATTTTGAGGAAGATTCTTCGGTGAAAACAATGGCCAGTTCCGCAGAAGATTTCACGGGCAGCTCCAACGGATTCACTTGCCGCGAAGCCAGTGAAAGAATAAATAGTAACAT aTGCGAGAGTGGAAGGAAGAGCAAGACAGCTACTGAATTTAGGGTTGCATTCAGGACCAAATCGGAGCTCGAGGTCATGGATGATGGATTCAGATGGCGAAAGTATGGGAAGAAATCGGTCAAGAGCAGTCCTAACCCTAG GAACTATTATAAATGCTCGAGCGAAGGGTGCCTCGTGAAGAAGAGGGTGGAGAGAGACAGTGAAGACTCGAGCTACGTGATAACAACGTACGAGGGTGTCCACAACCACGAGAGTCCATGTTTTGTCAATCGCAATTACAAGCAGATGAGCCCTGCCGTGCCTCCTAATAGAGGCTCTCCAATTCCTCTTAGCCCGAACTTCAGTTAG